Proteins from a single region of Cydia strobilella chromosome 2, ilCydStro3.1, whole genome shotgun sequence:
- the LOC134750144 gene encoding F-box/LRR-repeat protein fbxl-1-like gives MVQLEMTGGQQCCSTLTINDLPNELLIYIFSKIDFESLLAVAKVCMRWQQLCLTPCVWDNTRLIVCMKNYVRISENIVPFVAKYLKNVKLQYFKLYSQVRASLISYCPNLTRLEISISQVDSCIFDDLQYWPNLKFLSFRNSLIVQNPENANGNFVYHLPFEKLKNLQTLVLSNFALTHGSLYSMLECSSLVSINMEKMKNIPADFLESLLRTKQATLEALYIYGDTLNDDIVRYISNCKALQVLHVMTCKTLFDSSLLHLNRLKFLHSLKLRHGYFSTTALLGYFTNNLFQHLTYLSLSRCPHVTMQVARAIKASAPNLEEMSFYLCPFICAPGFNRGELENMFNIQLLLD, from the coding sequence ATGGTGCAGCTGGAGATGACGGGGGGCCAACAATGCTGCAGCACATTAACTATAAATGATCTGCCCAATGAATTgcttatatacattttttctaAAATAGATTTTGAATCACTGTTGGCCGTAGCTAAAGTTTGTATGAGATGGCAGCAACTCTGCCTGACCCCATGTGTGTGGGACAACACGCGCCTCATTGTGTGCATGAAAAACTATGTGAGGATAAGTGAAAACATTGTGCCTTTTGTagcaaagtatttaaaaaatgtaaaattacagTATTTCAAGTTGTATTCTCAAGTTAGGGCTTCCCTCATCAGCTACTGTCCAAACTTGACTCGTCTAGAAATTAGCATATCTCAAGTTGATAGTTGTATATTTGATGATCTACAATACTGgcctaatttaaaatttttgagtTTCCGTAATTCTTTAATAGTACAAAACCCAGAGAATGCAAATGGGAATTTTGTTTACCACTTGCCTTTTGAAAAATTAAAGAATCTTCAAACTCTGGTTCTCTCGAATTTTGCTCTTACACATGGCAGCCTTTACAGCATGCTCGAATGTAGCAGTTTAGTCAGTATTAATATGGAGAAAATGAAGAATATCCCTGCAGATTTCTTAGAATCCTTGCTGAGGACCAAGCAAGCCACTCTTGAAGCATTGTACATTTATGGAGACACATTGAATGATGACATAGTTCGCTACATATCCAACTGCAAGGCGCTACAGGTCCTGCATGTCATGACTTGCAAAACCCTGTTTGATTCCAGTCTGTTGCACTTAAACAGGTTAAAATTCTTGCATTCACTCAAGTTGCGACATGGGTATTTTTCAACCACAGCTTTACTTggttattttacaaataatctgTTCCAACACTTAACCTACCTGAGTCTCTCCCGCTGCCCGCACGTGACCATGCAGGTTGCTCGGGCTATCAAAGCAAGTGCACCCAATCTTGAGGAAATGTCATTCTATTTGTGCCCGTTTATTTGTGCTCCGGGTTTTAACCGAGGAGAGTTAGAAAATATGTTCAATATACAACTACTCCTTGACTAA